From Microcaecilia unicolor chromosome 11, aMicUni1.1, whole genome shotgun sequence, the proteins below share one genomic window:
- the LOC115480566 gene encoding uncharacterized protein LOC115480566 isoform X1 gives MEYLTDTAFTAAVQDLHKTEEGPVKNGANQRSEVGVDSWLLRLSQFGPLKYVFELFQKIASALHISAEVEHGPSRPSSPATRRCVSGKKRLGKLLRFLFSIIPHWLQCALGYPMVKDIGGCDAPEEVKKSPLKPLGKGSKRKQDDVDLEEQQSWIEALEEDLLDEDDEDTTYEPSKSETDSEEQRSKNGTESDLEFEEKDGVVMLKESQDSEKQKEESGTSETCVQEQNSSGEVKIQDLERKTDMQDSPQSGETQNSLP, from the exons atGGAATATCTCACTGATACAGCCTTTACTGCTGCTGTGCAAGACCTGCATAAGACAGAG GAGGGGCCTGTGAAGAATGGTGCTAACCAAAGGTCAGAGGTTGGTGTAGACTCCTGGCTGCTGAGATTAAGCCAGTTTGGGCCACTGAAATATGTG TTTGAACTTTTCCAGAAGATTGCTTCTGCTCTTCACATTTCTGCTGAGGTGGAACACGGACCCTCTCGCCCTTCCTCACCTGCCACAAGGCGGTGTGTCAGTGGGAAGAAGAGGCTTGGGAAACTGCTGCGCTTTCTCTTCTCCATAATTCCCCACTGGCTGCAGTGTGCACTTGGTTACCCGATGGTCAAGGACATAGGAGGATGTGATGCTCCTGAGG AAGTGAAAAAATCTCCTCTCAAACCTTTGGGGaaaggaagcaaaagaaaacaggatgatGTAGACTTGGAGGAACAGCAGTCCTGGATTGAGGCCCTGGAGGAGGACTTGCTAGATGAAGATGATGAAGACACCACCTATGAG CCCAGTAAATCTGAGACCGACAGTGAGGAACAAAGATCAAAGAATGGCACTGAGAGTGACTTGGAATTTGAAGAGAAAGATGGGGTGGTCATGCTGAAGGAATCACAAGACTCGGAG aagcagaaggaggAGTCGGGAACATCCGAAACTTGTGTTCAGGAGCAGAATAGTTCAG gagagGTAAAAATCCAGGATTTGGAAAGAAAGACAGACATGCAAGATTCTCCTCAGTCAGGAGAGACCCAGAACTCATTGCCTTGA
- the LOC115480566 gene encoding uncharacterized protein LOC115480566 isoform X2, with the protein MCLETCSQQFCEGPVKNGANQRSEVGVDSWLLRLSQFGPLKYVFELFQKIASALHISAEVEHGPSRPSSPATRRCVSGKKRLGKLLRFLFSIIPHWLQCALGYPMVKDIGGCDAPEEVKKSPLKPLGKGSKRKQDDVDLEEQQSWIEALEEDLLDEDDEDTTYEPSKSETDSEEQRSKNGTESDLEFEEKDGVVMLKESQDSEKQKEESGTSETCVQEQNSSGEVKIQDLERKTDMQDSPQSGETQNSLP; encoded by the exons ATGTGTCTGGAGACCTGTTCTCAGcaattttgt GAGGGGCCTGTGAAGAATGGTGCTAACCAAAGGTCAGAGGTTGGTGTAGACTCCTGGCTGCTGAGATTAAGCCAGTTTGGGCCACTGAAATATGTG TTTGAACTTTTCCAGAAGATTGCTTCTGCTCTTCACATTTCTGCTGAGGTGGAACACGGACCCTCTCGCCCTTCCTCACCTGCCACAAGGCGGTGTGTCAGTGGGAAGAAGAGGCTTGGGAAACTGCTGCGCTTTCTCTTCTCCATAATTCCCCACTGGCTGCAGTGTGCACTTGGTTACCCGATGGTCAAGGACATAGGAGGATGTGATGCTCCTGAGG AAGTGAAAAAATCTCCTCTCAAACCTTTGGGGaaaggaagcaaaagaaaacaggatgatGTAGACTTGGAGGAACAGCAGTCCTGGATTGAGGCCCTGGAGGAGGACTTGCTAGATGAAGATGATGAAGACACCACCTATGAG CCCAGTAAATCTGAGACCGACAGTGAGGAACAAAGATCAAAGAATGGCACTGAGAGTGACTTGGAATTTGAAGAGAAAGATGGGGTGGTCATGCTGAAGGAATCACAAGACTCGGAG aagcagaaggaggAGTCGGGAACATCCGAAACTTGTGTTCAGGAGCAGAATAGTTCAG gagagGTAAAAATCCAGGATTTGGAAAGAAAGACAGACATGCAAGATTCTCCTCAGTCAGGAGAGACCCAGAACTCATTGCCTTGA